One genomic segment of Spirosoma oryzicola includes these proteins:
- a CDS encoding SAM-dependent methyltransferase → MASQQDLDFTYTTIDKIFRLSMGQTGDYSGALYNGDFSLTLEQAQRQKHAFIADSLHLSAGSRVLDLGCGWGPFLQYVKERGANGQGVTLSQGQAAACRANELAVDIKDCRQITPIDYGRFDAISSVGAMEHFCSVEQYQAGQQDAVYADFFTKLADLLPVGGRVYIQTMVFGKNMIPFEQISLDAPRDSPSYALALMIAQFPGSWLPYGPEQVIRNAQPHFKLISKSSGRLDYIQTIGEWRKRFRAFNLQKYGLYASLLPKLLTSKAFRDLIAVFRVSPNRVCFQQETMEHYRMVFEKI, encoded by the coding sequence ATGGCTTCTCAACAAGACCTCGATTTTACTTACACGACTATCGACAAAATCTTTCGCCTGAGCATGGGCCAGACTGGCGACTATAGCGGAGCGCTGTACAACGGTGATTTTTCGCTCACCCTAGAACAGGCCCAGCGCCAGAAACACGCGTTTATCGCCGACAGTCTGCACCTAAGTGCCGGTTCTCGGGTGTTGGATCTGGGTTGCGGCTGGGGGCCTTTTCTTCAGTACGTGAAAGAACGGGGCGCTAATGGACAAGGTGTTACGCTTTCGCAAGGACAGGCCGCAGCCTGCCGGGCCAACGAACTAGCGGTCGATATCAAGGACTGCCGCCAGATTACACCCATCGATTACGGACGGTTCGATGCCATCAGCAGTGTGGGAGCGATGGAACATTTCTGTTCGGTTGAACAGTATCAGGCTGGCCAGCAGGATGCGGTTTACGCCGACTTCTTTACTAAACTAGCGGACCTACTGCCGGTCGGGGGAAGGGTTTATATCCAGACCATGGTTTTTGGTAAGAACATGATTCCCTTCGAGCAAATAAGCCTGGATGCGCCCAGGGATTCGCCCTCGTACGCCTTGGCATTGATGATCGCCCAGTTTCCAGGGTCCTGGCTACCCTATGGACCAGAGCAGGTCATTCGCAATGCACAGCCGCACTTCAAGCTAATCTCGAAAAGTAGCGGTCGGCTGGATTACATTCAGACCATTGGCGAGTGGCGGAAACGATTTCGTGCCTTTAACCTGCAAAAATATGGCCTCTATGCTTCGCTGCTGCCGAAGCTGTTAACCAGCAAAGCCTTCCGGGACTTGATTGCCGTGTTTCGGGTCAGCCCCAACCGGGTATGTTTTCAGCAGGAGACGATGGAACATTACCGGATGGTATTTGAAAAAATATAG
- a CDS encoding fatty acid desaturase family protein: MWAKTLFFLIGYALLYGLILSNQFDIGTMLGLAALLGVFAACIGFNVSHDALHGAFSARPWVNKLLGGSFYLLGANPYVWKISHNIVHHTFTNIPGHDEDIEVAPGLVRLDPQDSLKPWHRYQQWYTFPLYALTSLSWVLRKDYVKFFKNRIGHHNTSTHPRVEYVKLFVAKLLYYVFFLVLPIAVLSLTWWQVLIGFLVMHLAEGLMLGLVFQLAHVVEGTAFPLPDERGNMQDAWAIHQLCTTANFAPRSKLAAFLCGGLNRQIEHHLFPKICHIHYPAITDIVKRTAHEFNLPYLENRSFHSALYSHFRLLQTLGRPA; this comes from the coding sequence ATGTGGGCCAAGACGCTCTTTTTCCTAATCGGTTACGCCCTACTTTATGGGCTGATCTTATCCAATCAGTTCGATATAGGGACGATGCTGGGCTTAGCGGCTTTGCTGGGCGTGTTTGCCGCCTGCATTGGCTTCAATGTCTCCCATGATGCGCTGCATGGTGCCTTCTCGGCTCGTCCCTGGGTCAATAAACTCCTGGGCGGCAGCTTTTATCTGCTGGGTGCCAACCCCTACGTCTGGAAGATTAGTCATAACATCGTGCACCATACCTTTACTAACATTCCCGGCCATGATGAAGACATTGAGGTGGCACCAGGTTTGGTTCGCTTGGACCCTCAGGACTCGTTAAAACCTTGGCACCGCTATCAGCAGTGGTACACTTTTCCGTTGTACGCACTGACCTCGCTCTCGTGGGTGCTGCGCAAAGACTACGTCAAGTTCTTTAAGAATCGGATCGGCCATCACAACACCTCGACCCATCCCCGCGTCGAATACGTGAAGCTATTTGTGGCCAAACTACTTTATTACGTTTTCTTTCTGGTGCTGCCCATTGCCGTACTTAGTCTGACCTGGTGGCAGGTACTGATCGGGTTCCTAGTCATGCACCTGGCCGAAGGACTGATGTTAGGACTGGTTTTCCAGCTGGCTCATGTGGTGGAAGGGACAGCGTTCCCCCTACCCGATGAAAGGGGCAACATGCAGGACGCCTGGGCGATTCACCAATTATGTACGACGGCCAACTTTGCGCCCCGCTCCAAGCTAGCGGCCTTTCTTTGCGGGGGCCTAAACCGTCAGATTGAACATCACCTATTTCCCAAGATTTGCCACATTCATTACCCGGCCATTACGGACATTGTCAAACGCACGGCGCACGAGTTTAACTTGCCTTACCTGGAGAATCGCAGCTTTCATTCAGCGCTCTACTCCCATTTTCGCCTGTTACAAACGCTGGGACGACCAGCCTAG
- a CDS encoding winged helix-turn-helix transcriptional regulator: MLTLGEQTLRYSPLGKQLPGVSEKVLADELKTLFALGVVQRTAYADIPPRVEYTLTQKAVLPYHCGGRFNQSVNSFPNYLLWRPSLNSPIQTDPPFLLRFASGSMLILLSALFRPTLIALCGPRRSFS; this comes from the coding sequence ATGCTAACGCTGGGCGAGCAAACCCTGCGCTATAGCCCACTGGGTAAACAACTGCCCGGTGTTAGCGAGAAAGTGCTAGCCGACGAGTTGAAAACCCTGTTCGCTTTAGGCGTCGTGCAGCGAACTGCATACGCTGACATTCCACCCCGGGTAGAATACACACTAACCCAAAAGGCCGTGCTGCCTTACCACTGCGGAGGCAGATTCAATCAATCGGTCAACTCATTTCCTAACTATCTTTTATGGCGACCAAGCTTAAATTCACCAATACAAACCGATCCACCTTTTTTGCTACGCTTCGCGAGCGGGTCGATGCTTATTTTACTGAGCGCGTTATTTCGCCCCACGCTAATAGCGTTATGTGGGCCAAGACGCTCTTTTTCCTAA
- a CDS encoding putative toxin-antitoxin system toxin component, PIN family produces the protein MRFVLDTNTLVSAALMAKSTPRQAFDMALNKGELLTSESCLAELNQVLHRPKFARYLTPFEADLFINQYSLKATVVTISSSITDCRDLKDNKFLELAIDGIANCIVTGDQDLLVLHPYRALSIVTPFAFLSWVSA, from the coding sequence ATGAGATTTGTGCTGGACACTAATACGCTCGTTAGTGCTGCTTTAATGGCTAAGTCTACCCCCCGTCAGGCTTTCGATATGGCCCTAAATAAAGGTGAGCTTCTGACATCTGAGAGCTGTTTGGCCGAGCTCAATCAGGTATTACATCGCCCTAAGTTTGCTCGTTACTTGACACCCTTTGAAGCGGACTTATTCATCAACCAGTATAGCCTGAAAGCAACAGTAGTCACTATCAGTAGTTCGATTACTGATTGTCGCGATCTTAAGGATAATAAGTTTCTTGAACTAGCCATTGATGGTATAGCTAACTGCATCGTCACAGGTGATCAGGACTTACTGGTTTTGCATCCGTACCGGGCACTATCGATTGTTACCCCATTTGCTTTTCTGAGCTGGGTGTCTGCTTAA
- a CDS encoding DUF1330 domain-containing protein, with protein MVFITQLIYVKEGEEAVFHQFEDIAIPIISKYNGQLLLRIRPSESAIIEHTIDQPYEIHFVEFESENDFTNFMHDEERNRFLHLKEQSIKSTILVKGTRL; from the coding sequence ATGGTTTTTATCACTCAACTTATTTACGTCAAGGAAGGAGAAGAAGCGGTTTTTCATCAATTTGAGGATATAGCTATTCCAATCATTTCAAAATACAATGGACAGCTCTTATTGAGGATACGACCTAGTGAAAGCGCAATTATTGAGCACACGATCGATCAACCCTACGAGATCCATTTCGTTGAATTCGAAAGCGAGAATGACTTTACCAATTTTATGCATGATGAAGAGCGCAACCGGTTCTTGCATCTGAAAGAGCAATCCATAAAATCCACTATTTTGGTAAAAGGAACAAGGCTTTAG
- a CDS encoding recombinase family protein, translating to MESQSLSYIAYYRVSTKQQGQSGLGLEAQRSQVMQFIGSQARLAREFIEVESGKRDSRPQLTEALVYAKQHKAQLVIAKLDRLSRNAGFIFALKDSGVDFVCADMPDANTLTIGIFATLAQHERELIGERTRKALAAKKQQGFQLGSPQNLTPLAQQKGVAAIKKKAATNENNQRALLTIKGYLNQDKTLQQIADELNAAGFRTAKGHLFQRVQVHRLMSKFIKN from the coding sequence ATGGAAAGTCAGTCCCTTTCGTACATCGCTTATTATCGAGTATCGACCAAACAGCAAGGCCAGAGCGGGCTTGGGTTAGAAGCGCAGCGAAGTCAGGTCATGCAGTTTATCGGTAGCCAGGCTCGGCTGGCGCGGGAGTTCATCGAAGTGGAAAGTGGTAAGCGTGATAGCCGTCCGCAGCTTACGGAAGCGTTGGTTTATGCGAAGCAGCACAAGGCCCAATTAGTGATCGCTAAGCTAGATCGACTCAGCCGAAACGCGGGATTTATTTTCGCCTTGAAAGATTCGGGCGTTGACTTTGTGTGTGCCGATATGCCCGATGCCAATACACTAACCATTGGCATTTTTGCGACGCTGGCCCAGCACGAACGGGAACTGATCGGTGAACGGACCCGCAAGGCACTGGCGGCCAAAAAGCAACAAGGCTTTCAGCTTGGATCACCGCAAAACCTGACTCCGCTGGCCCAACAAAAAGGTGTTGCTGCGATCAAGAAAAAAGCGGCTACCAATGAGAACAATCAGCGTGCTCTGTTAACGATTAAAGGTTATTTGAACCAGGACAAGACGCTCCAGCAGATTGCTGATGAACTGAACGCAGCAGGCTTTCGTACAGCGAAAGGCCATCTATTTCAACGGGTACAGGTACATCGTTTGATGAGTAAGTTTATCAAAAATTAG